A section of the Metabacillus endolithicus genome encodes:
- a CDS encoding copper resistance D family protein — translation MSQLIPVTEYVSYMLFSFLVGHVVLQFVPQTHKPIITVKKQSLLLAVLGIIILTFLPVLQVILFFSPEGLISLTSYSILTEFQVGIAWLYGSFFAVLLWMTIYVEGSKYIQALFLLLMIFSVGYASHSSTLNLWPGLFSHAIHFLVITMWVGVLLHVGWLSKDEKNWHLFLKWFTPLSIILFLTVTISGIFLMFFVVEPRDYVNSWVITYGQVLLVKHLSIIPILAFALINGFLARKVKANDQFNPIKWVQAETIILMVVFFITGVLGTLPPPHQVNATLIQEGPAPWIEFLLGQNITAPFIVQLSLHLDAVLLLIIGVLFIGLLIISFYKKISPILAVGFGIAFIISTYLGLMFSIVIK, via the coding sequence ATGAGTCAACTTATACCAGTAACCGAATATGTTTCGTATATGCTTTTTTCTTTTTTAGTTGGACATGTTGTATTACAATTTGTACCACAAACACATAAACCTATTATTACCGTTAAAAAACAAAGCTTACTATTAGCTGTGTTAGGAATTATTATTTTAACTTTTCTTCCTGTATTACAAGTTATTTTATTTTTTTCTCCCGAAGGGTTAATAAGCTTAACTTCTTATTCGATCTTAACGGAGTTTCAGGTCGGCATCGCTTGGTTGTACGGAAGCTTCTTTGCAGTATTATTATGGATGACTATCTATGTTGAAGGATCTAAATATATTCAAGCCCTTTTCTTGCTACTAATGATCTTCTCAGTAGGTTATGCGAGCCATTCTTCAACACTTAACCTTTGGCCCGGTTTATTTTCACATGCTATTCATTTTTTAGTGATTACAATGTGGGTTGGAGTGCTATTACATGTTGGATGGCTTTCTAAAGATGAAAAAAATTGGCATTTGTTTTTAAAATGGTTTACCCCTTTATCCATAATCTTGTTTTTAACAGTAACGATCTCAGGCATTTTTCTTATGTTTTTTGTTGTTGAACCAAGAGATTATGTTAATTCATGGGTAATCACATATGGACAGGTGTTACTAGTAAAGCATTTAAGCATTATTCCTATTCTTGCTTTTGCCTTAATAAATGGATTTTTAGCTAGAAAGGTCAAAGCAAACGATCAATTTAACCCTATAAAATGGGTACAAGCAGAAACAATTATTTTAATGGTTGTATTTTTCATCACAGGTGTTTTAGGAACATTGCCACCACCACACCAAGTAAATGCGACACTCATTCAAGAAGGACCAGCACCGTGGATAGAGTTCTTGCTCGGCCAAAACATTACGGCTCCTTTTATCGTTCAACTTTCCCTTCATTTAGATGCTGTCTTATTACTTATAATTGGAGTTCTATTTATTGGGTTGCTTATTATTAGCTTTTATAAAAAGATCTCTCCAATTCTTGCCGTAGGTTTTGGAATAGCCTTTATTATTTCTACCTATCTAGGTCTAATGTTTTCGATTGTTATTAAGTAA
- a CDS encoding copper resistance CopC family protein, with protein MKKIILTIVSLLLVLPLAVSAHTTVKTSTPTEGEEITQELTELFIEFAGEIEDQSTMTLTKKTEEQSFDTVTVQGSKLIGTFNRPLTNGSYVLSWQIAAKDGHILTGEIPFTVNLPATEEENTTNKESDTLIDEEAEASSDEESNQNDKEETTSVEEEQTSPQPETNAKEATNNSSFVTIIITILFLLLIGGVWILFRKKR; from the coding sequence ATGAAGAAAATAATACTAACAATAGTAAGCTTATTATTAGTTTTACCTTTAGCAGTTTCAGCACATACAACTGTTAAAACTTCTACTCCTACTGAGGGTGAGGAAATCACTCAAGAACTTACAGAGCTTTTTATTGAATTTGCAGGAGAGATTGAAGACCAAAGTACGATGACCTTAACAAAGAAAACTGAAGAGCAATCCTTTGATACAGTAACAGTTCAAGGAAGTAAGCTAATTGGGACATTTAATCGTCCACTTACAAATGGAAGCTACGTGTTATCTTGGCAGATTGCAGCAAAAGATGGTCACATCCTTACAGGAGAAATTCCTTTTACTGTGAATCTCCCAGCTACAGAAGAAGAAAATACGACAAATAAAGAATCAGATACACTCATTGATGAGGAAGCGGAAGCATCATCTGATGAAGAGTCAAATCAAAATGACAAAGAAGAAACAACATCTGTTGAAGAAGAGCAAACTTCACCACAACCTGAAACAAATGCTAAAGAAGCAACAAATAATTCTTCTTTTGTCACTATTATAATTACGATCTTATTCCTTTTATTAATTGGTGGGGTATGGATCTTATTTCGTAAAAAGAGGTAA
- the proB gene encoding glutamate 5-kinase, with product MTTLDNEKKRVVIKVGSSSLTSRHGEISRRKLEKLADEIALLKDEGHEIVFVSSGAVAAGYRKLGCIDRPTSLPEKQAAASIGQGLLIEAYSEIFLSHGYVASQILITRSDFSDEKRYNNVRNTLNVLLERGIIPIVNENDTVTVDRLKFGDNDTLSAKVAGLVEADQLMILSDIDGLYDSDPRKNEEAKLLEKVYEITPEIEEGAGESGSNVGTGGMRSKIDAVKIAMASGISTFLGKATIPNILGDAVRGEAKGTYFEVTNETVNLNQKKQWIAFHSGPEGEVTINQNVRTSIVDHKHSIYSSDIEKVEGQFEKGAVIRILDHEGERIGLGVVNYSNEELEKIAKASGEGAKKQEVVHFDDLVCELELSLPVGV from the coding sequence ATGACGACCCTAGACAACGAAAAAAAACGGGTTGTAATAAAAGTAGGAAGCAGTTCTTTAACAAGTCGACACGGTGAAATTAGTCGACGTAAACTAGAGAAATTAGCTGATGAAATTGCCTTACTAAAGGACGAAGGACATGAAATTGTTTTTGTTTCTTCAGGTGCTGTTGCAGCAGGCTATCGTAAGCTAGGTTGTATTGACCGTCCAACATCTTTACCTGAAAAACAAGCAGCAGCTTCTATAGGGCAGGGATTATTGATTGAGGCATATTCAGAGATCTTTTTATCGCACGGATATGTGGCATCACAAATCTTAATTACACGAAGTGATTTTTCAGATGAAAAACGCTACAACAATGTACGTAATACACTAAATGTTTTATTAGAACGTGGCATTATTCCTATTGTTAATGAAAATGATACTGTAACAGTTGATCGCTTGAAGTTTGGTGATAATGATACGTTATCAGCAAAAGTTGCCGGCTTAGTAGAAGCTGATCAATTAATGATTTTATCTGATATAGATGGTTTATACGATTCAGATCCTCGAAAAAATGAAGAAGCAAAATTACTTGAGAAAGTATATGAAATTACCCCTGAAATCGAAGAGGGAGCCGGTGAATCAGGTAGCAACGTAGGAACAGGTGGTATGAGATCGAAGATAGATGCCGTAAAGATTGCGATGGCCTCTGGTATTTCGACCTTCTTAGGAAAAGCAACGATCCCTAATATTCTTGGCGATGCTGTTCGCGGAGAAGCCAAAGGAACCTATTTTGAAGTAACAAACGAAACAGTTAACTTAAATCAGAAAAAACAATGGATTGCTTTTCATTCCGGTCCTGAGGGAGAAGTAACAATTAATCAAAATGTAAGAACTTCCATTGTTGATCATAAACACAGCATCTATTCATCAGACATTGAAAAAGTGGAAGGGCAGTTTGAAAAGGGTGCAGTTATTCGAATTCTTGATCATGAAGGAGAAAGAATTGGTTTAGGTGTTGTGAACTATTCAAATGAAGAGTTAGAAAAGATAGCAAAGGCTTCAGGTGAAGGTGCTAAAAAGCAAGAGGTTGTCCATTTTGATGATCTAGTATGTGAACTTGAATTGTCGTTGCCTGTAGGAGTATAA
- a CDS encoding YjcZ family sporulation protein: MSGATPGYGYGGGFALIVVLFILLIIVGSAYIGY, translated from the coding sequence ATGAGTGGTGCAACTCCAGGCTATGGCTACGGTGGTGGCTTTGCGTTAATCGTTGTGTTATTCATCTTGCTAATAATTGTAGGCTCTGCCTACATTGGTTACTAA
- a CDS encoding ABC transporter ATP-binding protein, with amino-acid sequence MNIIEIHNLTKSYKKNRGIDDLSLSIHKGEIFGFIGPNGAGKSTTIRTLLNFIHPTSGTAKIFGKDSVKDSKEIRKQVGYLPSEVHYYDDMKALDLLIYSAKFHQYSNDQRIVELAEKLHLDLNKKIEDLSFGNRKKVGIIQALLHEPKLLILDEPTGGLDPLMQHAFFELLKIERDKGATIFFSSHILSEVQKMCDRVAIIKEGKLLKVERVEKLLKNNVKKISLTFQAGNEQAIEEIEGMNKVKNGDDWTFLYSGDINRLLHKISTLHVKDLLIEEPSLEEVFIHYYE; translated from the coding sequence ATGAACATAATCGAGATTCATAATTTGACCAAAAGCTATAAAAAAAACAGAGGAATTGATGACCTTTCCCTTTCAATTCATAAGGGAGAAATCTTCGGCTTTATTGGACCGAACGGGGCAGGGAAAAGCACAACCATACGTACATTGTTAAATTTTATTCACCCAACAAGTGGAACAGCCAAAATCTTTGGAAAAGATAGTGTGAAAGATTCAAAGGAAATTCGTAAGCAAGTTGGTTATTTACCATCTGAAGTTCATTACTATGATGATATGAAAGCTTTAGATTTACTTATATATTCTGCTAAATTTCATCAATATTCAAATGATCAACGAATCGTAGAATTAGCCGAGAAGCTTCATTTAGACCTTAATAAAAAAATTGAAGATCTATCGTTTGGAAATAGAAAAAAAGTGGGAATTATTCAAGCGCTACTCCACGAGCCTAAATTGCTCATTTTGGATGAACCAACAGGGGGATTAGATCCGTTGATGCAGCATGCTTTTTTTGAACTATTAAAGATCGAGCGGGATAAAGGAGCAACCATTTTCTTTTCCTCTCATATCTTAAGTGAAGTTCAGAAAATGTGTGACCGTGTTGCGATTATTAAAGAAGGTAAATTATTAAAAGTAGAACGAGTTGAGAAGTTACTTAAAAATAATGTAAAAAAAATAAGCCTTACCTTTCAAGCTGGAAATGAGCAAGCAATTGAAGAGATTGAGGGAATGAATAAAGTAAAAAACGGTGATGATTGGACCTTTTTGTATAGTGGTGACATAAATAGACTTCTTCATAAGATTTCAACACTACATGTGAAAGATTTATTAATAGAAGAGCCTTCTTTAGAGGAAGTTTTCATTCATTATTATGAGTAG
- a CDS encoding ammonium transporter, translated as MELIHLNTVWIVIAAAMVLFMEGGFSLLEAGLVRTKNAVNVTMKIFVDLTIGALAFWVFGFAIMFGDSAFGFIGTSLFGSPEKIALGIELPSEAFVLFQMGFAVACISIISGAVAERMNFKAYIVTAALITLIIYPLSGHWIWNGEGWLAQLGMKDFAGSAAIHAVGGFAALAMAKILGPRKGRFNSDGSVNVFAPSNIPLASSGAFILWFGWFAFNSGSTLDASNASLASIAINTMLAGASGGTVTLLLTMNKFGKADPSMTINGVLSGLVAITAGCAFVNHWSAIIIGAISGVIVIYATLLIDNLKIDDPVGAVAVHGFNGLFGTIAVGLFDTTAGLFTTGQVSLLGVQLLGAVVVAAWGLVGGAAIAKISEATVGLRATQEEEEEGLDMSYHGIPAYNELERFTDLPTSLYNFEETTGITVARTDQKKIVG; from the coding sequence ATGGAGCTTATTCATTTAAATACCGTTTGGATTGTTATAGCGGCAGCAATGGTTTTGTTCATGGAAGGTGGATTTAGCTTATTAGAGGCTGGTTTAGTTCGTACTAAAAATGCTGTAAATGTAACGATGAAAATCTTTGTTGACTTAACAATTGGTGCTTTAGCGTTCTGGGTTTTTGGATTTGCTATTATGTTCGGAGATAGTGCTTTTGGGTTTATAGGCACAAGTTTATTTGGAAGTCCTGAGAAAATTGCTTTAGGAATAGAATTACCAAGCGAAGCGTTTGTACTATTTCAAATGGGCTTTGCTGTTGCTTGTATTTCGATCATTTCTGGTGCAGTAGCCGAACGAATGAATTTTAAGGCATATATAGTAACAGCAGCACTTATTACATTAATCATTTACCCATTGTCTGGTCATTGGATTTGGAATGGTGAAGGCTGGTTAGCGCAGCTTGGAATGAAGGACTTTGCAGGATCAGCTGCCATTCACGCAGTTGGAGGCTTTGCTGCATTGGCAATGGCCAAGATTTTAGGTCCAAGAAAAGGAAGATTTAATTCTGATGGAAGCGTCAACGTTTTTGCACCAAGTAATATTCCGTTAGCATCAAGTGGCGCATTTATTTTATGGTTCGGTTGGTTTGCCTTTAATAGTGGTAGTACATTAGATGCTTCCAATGCATCTTTAGCTTCTATTGCAATTAATACAATGTTAGCTGGGGCAAGCGGTGGGACAGTTACTTTACTTTTAACAATGAATAAGTTTGGAAAAGCTGACCCGAGTATGACAATTAACGGAGTACTTTCTGGATTAGTTGCTATTACAGCTGGCTGTGCATTTGTAAATCATTGGAGTGCAATTATCATCGGAGCAATTAGTGGTGTTATTGTTATTTATGCAACATTACTAATTGATAATCTCAAGATTGATGATCCGGTTGGAGCAGTTGCCGTACACGGTTTTAATGGTTTATTTGGAACAATCGCTGTTGGATTGTTTGATACAACTGCCGGATTATTTACAACAGGCCAAGTTTCACTATTAGGAGTTCAGCTATTAGGTGCAGTTGTTGTCGCTGCTTGGGGATTAGTAGGTGGTGCGGCAATTGCAAAAATATCAGAGGCAACTGTTGGTTTACGTGCTACACAAGAGGAAGAAGAGGAAGGGTTAGACATGTCTTACCACGGAATTCCTGCTTACAATGAATTAGAACGTTTTACAGACTTACCAACAAGTTTATATAATTTTGAAGAAACGACAGGTATTACTGTTGCAAGAACAGATCAAAAGAAAATTGTTGGATGA
- a CDS encoding tyrosine-protein phosphatase, with product MQNATILFEKLYNFRDVGGMETKDGNFVKSGVLFRSDDISRLTKKDLDTFSQYEFKLICDLRTSNERKSKLYEFPKSWGIELKHVPIYHESQDLSHREFFQLLVKGSKNLDFEEMIKNFYRCMIIERRQEIKEIITLIANYHKAPCLIHCTGGKDRTGLITALIQLYLNVPYDKVIDHYLVSNALVGPRMKKIENFIRMMSLYRVSSQQIKPLLIVSRDYLEDVLQEILKEFGTVENYFIKGCGIDKNSLNKLREFLLNK from the coding sequence ATGCAGAATGCAACTATACTATTTGAAAAATTATATAATTTTAGAGATGTTGGGGGAATGGAAACAAAGGATGGAAATTTTGTTAAATCGGGAGTCTTATTTCGGTCTGATGATATTTCGCGATTGACTAAGAAGGACTTAGATACATTTAGTCAATATGAATTTAAACTAATTTGTGACTTACGTACATCTAACGAACGAAAATCTAAACTTTATGAATTTCCTAAAAGCTGGGGAATTGAATTAAAGCATGTCCCTATTTATCATGAAAGTCAGGACCTTTCCCATAGGGAGTTTTTCCAGTTATTAGTTAAAGGATCTAAGAATCTGGATTTTGAAGAAATGATTAAGAATTTTTATCGATGTATGATCATAGAACGAAGACAAGAGATAAAAGAGATCATCACTTTAATTGCTAATTATCACAAAGCACCATGCTTAATTCATTGTACCGGAGGCAAAGATCGTACTGGTTTAATAACTGCACTCATACAGCTTTATTTAAACGTTCCATATGATAAAGTAATCGACCATTATTTAGTGTCAAATGCATTGGTTGGACCAAGAATGAAAAAAATAGAAAACTTTATTCGAATGATGAGCTTATATCGTGTTTCTTCACAGCAAATAAAACCATTATTAATTGTAAGTCGCGACTATTTAGAAGATGTTTTACAGGAAATTTTGAAGGAATTTGGAACAGTGGAAAACTATTTTATCAAAGGATGTGGAATAGATAAAAACTCCTTAAACAAGTTAAGGGAATTTTTATTGAATAAATAG
- a CDS encoding PhzF family phenazine biosynthesis protein, whose product MIYYVVDVFAEEKYKGNQLAVFRNIGDLSSEEMQKIARETNFSETTFIETDEKVDGGYRVRIFTPNEEVPFAGHPTLGTSYIIRNEIMEELEQQVILKLKVGDIPVSFDESEIIWMKQNEPSFAQTFTYNQLSDVLNLDVDDFDENYPIEDVSTGLPFIIVPLKGLAEVKKAKINQEKLLELTGNTRAKAILVFSKETYHKEHHINARVFVDVFGIPEDPATGSANGCLAGYLLKHQYFQTNTLDIKVEQGYEIQRESLLYIRAEEREGNYTIHVGGNVVKVAKGEWF is encoded by the coding sequence ATGATCTATTATGTTGTTGATGTTTTTGCTGAAGAAAAATATAAGGGAAATCAGTTGGCTGTTTTTCGGAATATAGGAGATTTATCTAGTGAGGAAATGCAGAAAATTGCGAGAGAAACTAATTTCTCAGAGACAACTTTTATAGAAACTGATGAAAAGGTAGATGGAGGATACCGTGTAAGAATTTTTACACCTAATGAAGAAGTGCCGTTTGCAGGACATCCAACGTTAGGAACTTCATACATTATTCGCAATGAGATTATGGAAGAATTAGAACAACAAGTTATACTAAAATTAAAAGTCGGAGATATCCCTGTTTCTTTTGATGAATCTGAAATTATTTGGATGAAACAAAATGAGCCGAGCTTTGCTCAAACATTTACATATAACCAATTGAGTGATGTACTTAATTTGGATGTAGACGATTTTGATGAAAATTATCCAATTGAGGATGTTTCAACTGGTCTCCCCTTTATTATTGTTCCTTTAAAAGGGTTAGCTGAAGTGAAAAAAGCAAAAATTAACCAAGAAAAACTGCTAGAATTAACCGGAAATACTAGAGCGAAAGCCATTTTAGTTTTCAGTAAAGAAACTTATCATAAAGAACATCATATTAATGCAAGGGTGTTTGTTGATGTATTCGGTATACCTGAAGATCCTGCAACAGGTAGTGCTAATGGTTGCTTGGCAGGATACTTGCTAAAACACCAATATTTTCAAACAAACACACTAGATATAAAAGTTGAGCAAGGATACGAGATTCAAAGAGAATCCTTGCTATATATTCGGGCAGAAGAAAGAGAAGGAAACTATACTATTCATGTTGGAGGTAATGTAGTTAAGGTTGCAAAAGGTGAATGGTTTTAG
- a CDS encoding YjcZ family sporulation protein, whose product MSGATPGYGYGGGFALIVVLFILLIIVGSAYVGY is encoded by the coding sequence ATGAGTGGTGCAACTCCAGGCTATGGCTACGGTGGTGGCTTTGCGTTAATCGTTGTGTTATTCATCCTACTAATAATTGTAGGCTCTGCTTACGTTGGTTACTAA
- the proC gene encoding pyrroline-5-carboxylate reductase, whose translation MLHDKTVAFLGAGSMAEAMISGLVKSEFPTENIIATNRSNEERLSALNENYGIKGIKLKDLPFDQIDVIILAMKPKDVDTALKGIKDHIKPNQLILSVLAGITTTYLEKNLHNGQQVVRVMPNTSSAIGESATAISPGHETSENNVRLTQDLLGYIGEVYTIEEKDMDIFTGIAGSGPAYFYYLMEHMEKQGSQAGFDLETTREIIAQTIVGAAKMVQEQDYTPTVLREKVTSPNGTTAAGLDALDENGGGKAIAKAVEHAAKRSREISEQIQESLLVSSSNK comes from the coding sequence ATGCTACACGATAAGACAGTTGCATTTTTAGGCGCAGGTTCGATGGCAGAAGCTATGATATCAGGATTAGTCAAATCTGAATTTCCAACAGAAAATATCATTGCGACAAATCGTTCCAATGAAGAACGGTTATCTGCATTAAACGAAAATTATGGTATCAAAGGAATCAAACTGAAAGATTTACCGTTTGATCAAATAGATGTCATTATATTGGCAATGAAGCCAAAAGATGTTGATACAGCATTAAAGGGCATTAAAGATCATATCAAACCAAATCAACTCATACTATCAGTTCTAGCAGGTATTACAACAACATATCTTGAAAAAAACCTTCATAATGGCCAGCAAGTAGTTCGAGTGATGCCGAATACGTCAAGTGCAATCGGTGAGTCAGCTACTGCCATATCCCCAGGTCATGAAACATCAGAAAACAATGTTCGACTAACTCAAGACTTATTAGGTTACATCGGTGAGGTTTATACAATAGAAGAAAAGGATATGGATATCTTTACGGGTATTGCAGGAAGCGGCCCAGCTTATTTTTATTATTTAATGGAGCATATGGAAAAGCAAGGATCACAAGCAGGCTTTGATTTGGAAACAACTAGAGAAATCATTGCTCAAACCATTGTAGGTGCAGCAAAAATGGTTCAAGAGCAAGATTACACACCAACTGTACTAAGAGAAAAAGTTACTTCACCAAACGGTACAACAGCTGCAGGATTAGACGCATTGGATGAAAATGGCGGGGGTAAGGCCATTGCAAAGGCAGTTGAACACGCAGCAAAACGTTCAAGAGAAATTAGTGAACAAATTCAAGAGAGCCTACTAGTTAGCTCATCAAATAAATAA
- a CDS encoding M42 family metallopeptidase — protein sequence MDETIQLIKKLVEIPSSSGNTEKVISFVEEYLKPLNVNMKRNHKGGLLVTIPGKNDDQHRMLTAHVDTLGAIVKNIKSNGRLMIDLIGGFNYNSIEGEYCQIETARGETYTGTILMHQTSVHVYKDAGKLERNQKNIEVRIDEKVHNADDVKDLGIEVGDFISFYPRVEVTPSGFIKSRHLDDKASVAILLQLIKRILIDPIELPYTTHFLISNNEEIGYGGNSNIASETVEYLAVDMGAIGDGQETDEFTVSICAKDSSGPYHLGLRRKLIELAKQNNIKYKVDIYPYYGSDASAAIRSGHDIIHGLIGPGIDASHAFERTHTSSLEHTSNLLYHYVQSELTLA from the coding sequence ATGGATGAAACAATACAGTTAATTAAAAAATTGGTTGAAATACCAAGTTCATCAGGGAATACAGAAAAAGTCATTTCGTTTGTAGAGGAGTATTTAAAGCCTTTGAATGTAAATATGAAACGAAATCACAAAGGCGGCTTACTTGTTACTATACCTGGAAAAAATGATGATCAACATAGGATGTTAACGGCTCATGTAGACACTTTAGGTGCAATTGTAAAGAACATTAAATCTAATGGCAGATTAATGATTGATTTAATAGGGGGCTTTAACTATAACTCTATAGAAGGTGAATACTGTCAGATTGAAACCGCCCGTGGGGAAACCTATACTGGTACAATTCTTATGCATCAAACATCTGTCCATGTATATAAAGATGCCGGTAAGCTAGAGAGAAACCAAAAAAATATCGAAGTAAGAATTGATGAAAAAGTACATAATGCCGACGATGTAAAAGATCTTGGAATTGAGGTTGGTGATTTTATTTCATTTTATCCAAGAGTTGAAGTAACACCTAGTGGATTTATTAAGTCTCGTCATTTAGATGACAAAGCAAGTGTTGCGATATTATTACAACTAATTAAAAGAATATTAATAGATCCTATTGAACTTCCATATACAACTCATTTCCTGATTTCAAATAATGAAGAAATCGGGTACGGGGGTAATTCAAATATAGCCAGTGAAACGGTTGAATATTTAGCTGTAGATATGGGTGCAATTGGGGACGGTCAAGAAACGGATGAATTTACAGTTTCAATCTGTGCAAAGGATTCGAGTGGACCTTATCATTTAGGCCTTAGAAGAAAACTAATTGAGTTAGCGAAACAAAATAATATTAAATATAAAGTTGATATTTATCCATATTATGGATCAGATGCTTCTGCTGCGATACGATCAGGACATGATATTATTCATGGCTTAATCGGGCCTGGCATTGATGCTTCACATGCGTTTGAACGAACACATACTTCCTCATTAGAGCATACTTCAAACTTGCTTTATCATTATGTTCAATCGGAGTTGACGTTAGCATGA
- a CDS encoding DUF1540 domain-containing protein codes for MALDVLCEVSSCVHNIQNENKCGASQIYVVNHKEKNAASSGETDCKTFEPTDL; via the coding sequence ATGGCACTAGACGTATTATGTGAAGTAAGTAGCTGTGTTCATAACATCCAAAATGAAAACAAATGTGGTGCATCTCAAATTTATGTAGTCAATCATAAAGAAAAGAATGCAGCAAGTAGTGGAGAAACTGATTGTAAAACATTTGAACCAACTGATCTTTAA
- a CDS encoding P-II family nitrogen regulator, giving the protein MKKIEAIIRPQKITETIKGLKNIGITGFTVSQVVGRGKQRDTKGVYRGKNYNVTLHPKIKLEIILSDHMVEPTIKTIISSAQTGEDGDGKIYVYPILEAYNIRTGEPDVSIDDLTIREFPTREGI; this is encoded by the coding sequence ATGAAAAAGATTGAAGCGATTATAAGGCCGCAGAAAATTACTGAAACAATAAAGGGACTAAAGAATATTGGAATTACTGGATTTACGGTTTCTCAAGTTGTAGGAAGAGGGAAGCAAAGAGATACAAAGGGTGTTTATCGAGGAAAAAATTATAATGTAACGTTACATCCGAAAATTAAACTTGAAATTATATTATCTGATCATATGGTAGAACCAACCATAAAAACAATTATTTCATCTGCTCAAACAGGTGAAGATGGTGATGGAAAAATCTATGTATATCCTATTCTAGAAGCTTATAATATTCGCACGGGCGAACCGGATGTGTCAATTGATGATTTGACAATAAGAGAGTTTCCCACAAGGGAGGGAATATAA
- a CDS encoding YxcD family protein: MGQIKLSEQNIVNALCLHIAHKRQIKPSDVEIELLYDDDYGFSAEAYIQDRKQILITANIIEAIRFWLETEMNIDPFAAAIELVLDEDEGIISLIK; the protein is encoded by the coding sequence ATGGGGCAAATAAAGCTTTCTGAACAAAACATTGTAAATGCACTATGTTTACACATTGCTCATAAAAGACAAATAAAGCCTTCGGACGTAGAAATTGAGCTATTATATGATGATGACTATGGTTTTTCTGCTGAAGCATATATTCAGGATCGGAAGCAAATATTGATAACCGCCAATATAATAGAGGCCATTCGTTTTTGGTTAGAAACCGAAATGAATATCGATCCTTTCGCTGCCGCAATAGAGCTAGTATTAGATGAAGATGAGGGAATTATTTCGTTGATTAAATAA
- a CDS encoding antibiotic biosynthesis monooxygenase family protein, whose product MFVQVKNITVTEGNSAQVVERFSKPGIIEEQEGFIDATVMVKKVRRGEEEVMIQIRWKSEEYWKQWEKSEAHIAGHKANRGKPKPEYIVNSEGGLYTVVNVKEAKAKENIES is encoded by the coding sequence ATGTTTGTTCAAGTAAAAAACATTACGGTTACAGAGGGAAACTCGGCTCAAGTTGTTGAGAGATTTAGTAAGCCTGGAATAATTGAAGAGCAAGAGGGTTTTATTGATGCAACAGTAATGGTGAAAAAAGTAAGACGCGGTGAAGAAGAGGTAATGATCCAAATTCGTTGGAAATCAGAAGAATATTGGAAGCAGTGGGAAAAAAGTGAAGCACATATCGCCGGTCATAAAGCGAATAGAGGTAAACCTAAGCCAGAGTACATTGTAAACTCAGAAGGCGGCTTATATACCGTAGTAAACGTTAAAGAAGCAAAAGCTAAAGAAAATATAGAAAGTTAG